TATGTGGGAATCCTGCAAAAAGATGTGAATTTTTTAAATATCGCGCCTATTCTTTGCGCAGGGGTAACTGTCTATAAAGGGCTAAAGGTTACAGAGGCTAGACCGGGGCAGTGGGTAGCTATCTCTGGCATAGGCGGGCTAGGACACCTAGCAGTGCAATACGCAAAAGCTATGGGGCTAAATGTCGCAGCTATCGATGTGAGCGATGATAAGCTAGAGCTAGCCAAAAAGTATGGGGCAGAAGTCGTGGCAAATGCCAAAACTCTAGGCGAGCAAGGCACGATAAAGAAAATCATAGAAGAAACAAATGGTGGCACTCACGGCGTGCTAGTAACGGCTGTGCACCCCATCGCTTTCAAGCAAGCACTAGGTGTGGTTCGCAGAGGTGGCACTGTGGCTATGAATGGCTTGCCACCGGGAGAATTCCCTGTAAATATCTTTGATATGATTCTAAATGGCGTAACGATTCGAGGCTCGATAGTGGGCACAAGGCTTGATTTGCAAGAGGCAATAAGATTTGCCGAAGAGCAAAAAGTCCACGCTCACGTAGCTCCTGCTAAGCTGGAGGATATAAACGACATTTTCGCTCGTATGAAGCAAGGCAAAATCGATGGGCGAATGGTGCTAGATTTTCGCGCTTCATAAATCCGCTCCTCATAGATTTGCTTGTGCCAAAACCAAATGGCACAAGCAAACAAAACACGCAAGAGAAGCAAAATAAGGGAGGAAATATATAAAAATGAGGGGGAAGTATGG
This DNA window, taken from Helicobacter macacae MIT 99-5501, encodes the following:
- the adhP gene encoding alcohol dehydrogenase AdhP; amino-acid sequence: MSKTMKAAVVKEFGKPLVIQEVAIPEPRDGEVLVKIEACGVCHTDLHAVDGDWPVKPNLKALGSGGFIPGHEGVGFVVKVGKGVTHIKEGDAVGIPWLYSACGHCEHCMAGWETLCEKQDNGGYSVNGGFAEYAIADANYVGILQKDVNFLNIAPILCAGVTVYKGLKVTEARPGQWVAISGIGGLGHLAVQYAKAMGLNVAAIDVSDDKLELAKKYGAEVVANAKTLGEQGTIKKIIEETNGGTHGVLVTAVHPIAFKQALGVVRRGGTVAMNGLPPGEFPVNIFDMILNGVTIRGSIVGTRLDLQEAIRFAEEQKVHAHVAPAKLEDINDIFARMKQGKIDGRMVLDFRAS